GATTGTTGGGGAAACAATAGTTTCCCAAACAATGTTATTAATATCAGATATTTCAATTTGCACATATTTATTCAATTACAAGTTTCTTACTGCAAACAACCGATGATTTATTCAAAAGAATCAGATAATAAACACCGGTTTTCTGGTTTTTAAGGTCAATAGTCAGATGATTGCTAAGTATTTCATGACTCTGAATGAGCTTACCCGTGTTATCATACAGTTTTATTTCTGTGTCGTTGTAATCATCTGACTGGTTTATGCTGATATTTAGGTATTTGCTTGCCGGATTGGGGTGTATTTGCAAGCCGCATTCATAGTCCTCGAAATATTCAGAACTATAAGCAAGTTTCTTTGCTGTTGAACTGCTTCCTACATATACATTTACCGGAAATAATGTGTCGTAAGCCGATTCAAGCAGACTTACCGCATCGCTCTGGCAGAAATTTGCAGAATCGTTTGCAATAGCGAATAGCCAATTGTTGTTGGATATTATTAAGGAATCACGCAAACTGTCAGGTGTTTGTGCAAGTTGGATGAAGAAATTCTGTAGTTCAATAAAGTCTTCAATATAGCTGTCGCCGGTTTCATTCAGGGCATTAATCTGGTTCAGGTTGTTTGTTGCATCAGTGTATCTTTTATTGCTAATAAAAACCGGAGTTGTAGTAATACGTTCTGCAAGTGTTCCGGTTTGCAATACATAATTCAGGATTGTGTCAACCTTTTCAGGTATTGTATCAACCAATAAGGCAGAAATAAGCAGATCGCCAAACTTACTGTTTATGCCATAATCGCGGTTAAGCAATTCATTTTCGAGCTGTACCCTTGCACCTATACCATTCTGTGCCGCCCAAATCTGATTTTTGAAATTCTGGTTTACGTTCATAAGATAAATTGTCTGAACCGCTGATTCCATTATGATTTTGTTGATTACCATGATTTATACTTTTGGGCGTTGAAAATTTTGTTTGAATTTTTTGTTTATTACGCGTTTGAATTCTAAACTTTTTGCGCCAAAATTTATCAGAAGACCTATTTCCAGATCGTAGGCCTCAAGGTAGTTTATGGCTTGTGAAAGGTTTGTGTTATCGAGTTTTGTAATCGCTTTTATTTCAACCGACACAAGCCCTTCAACCAGAAAATCAACCCGTCGTGTACCGATTTGATGCTCCTTGTAAAATACGGGCATCTCTTTTTCCCGCTCATAAGGTAATTCCTGTATGTCAAACTCAATAGCCAATGCACGCTGATAAATTACTTCCTGAAAACCATTACCCAATGCCTTATGCACTTCCATTGCACATCCTATTATTTTCTCCGTTATCTCCGAATACTTGTACTCATCTTTAATCATAGCAATCAATTTAATCAATATAAAATCAGTGGTTCAGACATTTTCACAAACTTTTTATAAACTCCGAACCGGTTGCTTACTACTTTTACCATGTACAGTCCATCGGGCAGAGCCGAAATATCAATTGCCGTAACGTTATGGCTCGTGGTTGTTGTGCTATGTGATTTTCCTTGCATATCGTAAATGGTAACCGTGTATGTTTGCGGTTTCTCAAAACTCAGGCTCACATGTAAAACTGAATTTGCCGGATTAGGAAAAATATCCACCTGTTGTTCATATAAGTACTGTGGGTTAGCAGAGGACGTACAGTTCCTTACAAAGACCTGTGCTGTATCACTGGCGGTACGTTCCCAGGGTTCGTGCAGTGTTACTACAAGGTTTTGCCAGCCGGTATCCTGCGGAACAAAGGGCATTATAGTATCTATCCACAACGGCAGGGTGTAGGGGTAGTAAATGCTGTCTAAAGCCAAAGTACTGTTTGCATATAAACTATAAGGTGCGCTGCGGCCTTTCAGCCGGACTGCAATCTGGTAAGTGCTGTCTTTGCACAGGGTATCGGGGTA
This portion of the Bacteroidales bacterium genome encodes:
- a CDS encoding GxxExxY protein; the protein is MIKDEYKYSEITEKIIGCAMEVHKALGNGFQEVIYQRALAIEFDIQELPYEREKEMPVFYKEHQIGTRRVDFLVEGLVSVEIKAITKLDNTNLSQAINYLEAYDLEIGLLINFGAKSLEFKRVINKKFKQNFQRPKV
- a CDS encoding T9SS type A sorting domain-containing protein; protein product: MESAVQTIYLMNVNQNFKNQIWAAQNGIGARVQLENELLNRDYGINSKFGDLLISALLVDTIPEKVDTILNYVLQTGTLAERITTTPVFISNKRYTDATNNLNQINALNETGDSYIEDFIELQNFFIQLAQTPDSLRDSLIISNNNWLFAIANDSANFCQSDAVSLLESAYDTLFPVNVYVGSSSTAKKLAYSSEYFEDYECGLQIHPNPASKYLNISINQSDDYNDTEIKLYDNTGKLIQSHEILSNHLTIDLKNQKTGVYYLILLNKSSVVCSKKLVIE